TTCACCCGTGCCGCAGGCGGGGAACACACCTCCGGGTCCGAAAGGAAGGCGTGAAGTGATGTGCTCCTTCAGGAGGTCCACGTCCACCGAGCCGTCTTCGGCAAAGGGTGTGACGGGGAAAAACAGTACGCCGTCGAAGTTCATGGTGTCTCCTTGGTTGCTCCCGCCGGGACCAGGCCGGCAGGATTCTCGTCGTCGAGTAGTGCTTGGTCTGATGCTGCTGAATCTGCGCCTTCGTAGGGCGGCGTAAGTTCGGTACGCCAGCTGCGCTTGGGCTCCCAGCCAAGTAGCTCACGCGCTTTCCTTACCGAGAACGCCGGACTGGTGCCGGTCAAATGTTCGGTGAGCGGGGCGCTGCCGGGCAGGAAACGCGGGAACAGCTCCGCGAGCGGGGAAGTGGCCAAGGCATCCTTGGCTCCGACGAAGAACACCTGGCCGTTGGGGATGGTGTCCATCTTTTCCAACAGGACGTCCAGGAATTCCGCTACGTCCCGGGCGTCAACGTAGTTGAACAGCGCGGGGGCGGACAGGGCCGGATCGGCAAGGCGTTCGCGGACGGTGTGTCCCTGCTGTGTGGGCGCGCCTTGCCACTCTTCCGGGGAGATGACAAAGCAGGGCCGGAATGCCGCATACCGGATTTTGTTGCCTTGCGCCGCGGCAAACATCTGCACTGTTTGTTCGGCGATCAGCTTGGAAAATGCGTAGGCATTCCAGGGCTTGGGCGGCGTCTGCTCGTCCAAGGGGAACGACGGCGGCAACCAACCGGCGGGTGAGCCGTAGCCCAGGGCGGTGGGGCTGCTTGCCGTAATAATCTTCGGAATACCGGCGTCAGTGGCTGCACTGATCACCGCATAGGCGAGCCGGGTATTGGTACTGAAGATGACTTCCTCAGGCGCGCTGAAAGGTACGGCGATAGCAGCGAGGTGGATGACGGCGTCGGGGTTTGTTTCCCGGAAAAGCCGCTCCGCTTCTCCCGGGGCCATAAGGTCTGCCGTGTACTGCACGGCACCGGCCGGCAGCTGCTCGGCCGGGATGGCATCGCGATCAACCGAGACCACCTCGTGGCCGGCCTGGGCGAGTCCGGTCACGACGCTGCGGCCAAGGCGGCCGGAACCGCCGGTGACGAAAATCCTGCTCATGGTGTTGTCCTTGTGTAAGTGGCGGGCCGCTAGGCCTGGCCGCGGCTGAGATCGACGCCGAGGCCAAGCTCGCTGATGCGGACAGGGAGTTCGGTGTCCAGGGACTGGTTGCCGGCGATGCCGACTGAGACGGAACGGAGGCCATCGATGTACCCCGACGGTCGGCCCAGGGGGTCTACGCCCGGTCCGTTGAAGAGGTCCGAGAGCAGCAGGTTGTCGCCGCCTCCGTGGCCTCCCTCACCGTTGACGATCGGGACTTCGTAGGCTGCCTCCCAGTGACGCTGGACCACCAGGCGCTCACCGTTGCGCCGAACGGCGTCTTCTTCCTCGATAGCTGTTGCGCTGGGGTCCACCACGGTCTTCTTGTCCGTGCTGAACTGAACCGCTGCGCGCTCAACCACCTCGAGTTCGGCCCGGCCTTCCGTACCGTTGACGCTAACCCGGTAGCCTTCCCACGGGCTGTGGGCGTTCAGCGAGTAACTGAGCGTGGGGCCGCCCTGGTAATCCACCACGAGGGCCAGGTTGTCCTCGATGGTGATGCCTTCAGTGAAGACGTCCTGGTCCCGCAGGTAGCCGTCGAACTTTTCATTGTCGTA
This genomic stretch from Micrococcaceae bacterium Sec5.1 harbors:
- a CDS encoding NAD(P)-dependent oxidoreductase encodes the protein MSRIFVTGGSGRLGRSVVTGLAQAGHEVVSVDRDAIPAEQLPAGAVQYTADLMAPGEAERLFRETNPDAVIHLAAIAVPFSAPEEVIFSTNTRLAYAVISAATDAGIPKIITASSPTALGYGSPAGWLPPSFPLDEQTPPKPWNAYAFSKLIAEQTVQMFAAAQGNKIRYAAFRPCFVISPEEWQGAPTQQGHTVRERLADPALSAPALFNYVDARDVAEFLDVLLEKMDTIPNGQVFFVGAKDALATSPLAELFPRFLPGSAPLTEHLTGTSPAFSVRKARELLGWEPKRSWRTELTPPYEGADSAASDQALLDDENPAGLVPAGATKETP